The Candidatus Hoaglandella endobia DNA window ACCCGCGCCCGCTCCTTATTAATTCCGGTTTCTTTTTCTATGATCGATGCCATGGTTAATAGCGCTTGCGGGTCTTTATACGGCAATCCATCGGCCCGTCCCTGCCAAATACTCGCTAGAATTTTAGCCATACACTGGCGCGTCCGTTTAAGAATCATACTATCCAGTGTATTAGCAGTATAGAGATAAGTATCGGGATAAAAGTACCCTTCTAATACGCTATCAGCTGGTACACCCAGTTTTGCTGCTAGCATTTGCTGCGTCACTCCCTGCAAATCATGCTGCAAATAAGGCGCATGCGATAGTACAGATAACCATTCCTTCAGCGTTGATCCCTCAATAAAACGGATATAAAACTGCGTCTCTTTACCGCTTACTAGCAGCGCTAGTAAACCTCTAACAGTAAGCCCCGGCTTCAGTAGGTAAGTGCCAGCCTTGATTTTTACCAGCTTTGGCTCAAACGCCATAAGCCACGGCAACCAGCCGGTATGCTGCATCAAATGCTGTTCATACAACAGCTGCTGTAAATCAGCACCGCCAGTACCGACTGGTAAGGTAAAAATCGTGGCTTGCTTAAGATGAAGCGTTTCAGCTGCGAAATGCTTCATCTTAAGCAAGCATACCAGCACAGTTATTATCAGTGCTCCGATGAGTAATAAGATCAATAAGCGGTTTTTGTTCATCTAACATGTCACTTTCCGGCTAATTAACATACCGAGCAACCGACCAAGCAACCGACCAAGATAAATAATTCTTATTTCACACTGTCAATCCTGCTAGCTAAGAAGCTAGCTATACAAAGTTCTTTCTTGATAAAGCCGTTGAGCCATTACTGCCATTAGGGCATCTGGTCCGCCGCTGGAACTAATTGTATATCTATCTATATCCTATATATCCTATCCTGACTTACGATCTTAGCATCGTAGTCTTAAAATAAGGGATGGCTTAAATAATGGCGCCTGCGGCGCCTAGACCGGTCATCGATTTTGTAGAACTGATCATGAACATCTACCTGCAGCCAGCCCTGCTTTATTTAACTAACTACGATTTCACTGCCTGACTTTTTGATCTATTTTTAAATAAACCGGTAACCAGGGATATGCAGTAATCAAGCGCGCTGCCCGGAAATGAGCGTGCTCCACGTAGATTATCTGTTATTGCAGACAGGAGATAACCTGCCCAGGTAGACATGTTTTCCCCTTATGAGGAGAAAGAAATAAAAGAAATAGTTGATATAGGCCTAAAACTTAGGCGGTCGATTGACCGCCAGAGATCTTTCCTTCCTACTACTGTTGGCTTGCCTGAATAAAATCAATTGCTGCCTGAACAGTAGTTATTTTTTCAGCTTCTTCGTCAGGAATTTCGGTATCAAACTCTTCTTCCAGCGCCATTACCAGCTCAACGGTGTCAAGAGAGTCAGCACCTAGGTCATCAACAAAAGAAGCATTATTTACTACTTCTTCTTTCTTAACTCCAAGTTGTTCAGCGATAATTGCCTTCACACTTTCTTCGATAGTGCTCATACTCTTAAATTTCCTATCAAAACTTACTTACGCGATGTGTCTGTTGAAAAAAGATGTAACTCAAGCAAAAATATAATTCACGCATGGCTAATTAAACCACGATTTCATGCTATTTTGCGGTTATTACTATAAATAACGCAAATAATTTTCTGCTTTTTACGGCATATACATGCCTCCATTAACATGGATTGTTTCGCCAGTAATGTATGATGCCTCATCAGAGGCAAAAAAGACTACAGCACTAGCTATTTCTTTCGGATAGCCAAGTCTATTAGCCGGAATTTGAGACAAAATGCCTAGATAATGTTCATCTATCAATGTTTCGGTCATATCAGTGGCAATAAATCCTGGCGCCACAACGTTGACTGTAATACCACGCGAAGCAACTTCACGCGCTAGCGATTTACTAAAGCCTATTAAGCCCGCCTTAGCCGCAGCATAATTCGCTTGTCCAGCATTACCTATAGAACCTACAATAGAACCAATAGTGATAATTCTACCGTAACGCTTACTTATCATAGAGCGCATTACTGCTTTCGACATACGGAATACAGACGTCAGATTCGTATTAATAATAGATTGCCATTCTTCTTCTTTCATGCGTATTAGAAGATTATCATTATTAGTGCCTGCATTATTTACTAAAATATCTGCGTCACAATATGCTGTACGCATTTGTTCTACAAAGTTGTCAATAGATAAGTTATTAGAAACATCCAGCTCCATACCTTTACCAGCATCGCCTAAATAAGCATTTATGACAGCTACACCAGTTTTACTGGTAGCGGTTCCAATTACTGTGGCTCCACGAGCCGCAAGCATTTCCGCTATCGCTCGGCCAATGCCTCGGCTTGCTCCAGTTACCAGCGCAATTTTACCTTCAAAACTCATCTTAAATTCCAATGTAATTGTTTAATCGCTGCGGCCAGAGAAGCAGAATCGTTCACCGCAGCGCTCGATAACGTGCCGACAATACGTTGAGTCAGACCAGTAAGCACTTTTCTAGGCCCTATTTCTAGCAACACTTCTACACCCTGTGCCGCAAGTAACTCTACTGTTTCGGTCCAGCGCACCGGACTATAGAGTTGTCGCACTAACGCCTGGCGAATAGCCTTTGGGTCATGTTCAGCGCACACATCCACGTTATTGATGACCGGAATTTGTGGCGTGGTAAATGTTATCACATCCAGCGCCAGAGCTAATTTTTTCGCAGCTGATTTCATCAGGGCACAATGGGAAGGAACGCTCACTGGCAACGGCAAGGCATGTTTAGCTCCGACTTGTTTACAAGCGATACTAGCTCGCTCAACCGCTTCTTTGTGCCCCGCAATTATTATTTGGCTTGGTGAATTGAAATTTACCGGCGACACGACTTGCCCCTGCATTGCTTGTGCACAAACGGCTGCTATAGTGTCACTATCCAAGCCAATAATAGCCGACATGGCACCGATTCCAGCCGGTACCGCTTTCTGCATAAGTTTACCGCGCAACGCAACAAGCTCAATAGCCGCCGTGAAGTTTAGGCTACCGGCACACACCAGCGCCGAATACTCACCTAAACTATGGCCAGCCAGTAGCGTAGGGGTTTGTCCGCCCTGCTGCCGCCAGACGCGCCATATCGCCACTGAGGTAGCTAATAATGCTGGTTGGGTCTGCCAGGTTTTATTAAGCTCTTCAGTTGGCCCTTGCTGCACTAGCTGCCATAAATTATAGCCCAGGACGGCGGAGGCTTCAGCGAAGGTCTCTTTCACCACCGCATAGTCTGCAGATAGTTCCGCCAACATCCCTACTATTTGGGAGCCTTGTCCGGGAAATATCATGGCATAAACGGTCATTATAATTATTCCTAAATATAATAGATAGAAGGAAGTGTAACGGCTTGCCCGTATGCCCTAGGAGGGAGATTTGGCATTATTGATAATAACCAATTCAGCGACTATAGATAGTCGTCGCATGTTCAAGAGAAATTAAATCTTCTTAAGTGGGATTACCGATCATCTACAGTTTAAGATGCAGTCTACCAGACTGCACTCCCATAGGCATAGTTTCATAGTTATGAATGAACCGTAATCACCGCTCCTTACATCTCACGTAAAGATTAGACATTGCCACCATTAGAAATTACTTAGTAATAAATTTACGACCACGATAGAAACCTTCAGCAGTGATGTGATGACGTAGGTGAGTTTCACCGGAAACTGTGTCTATTGAAACAGTAGTAGAGGTATTCAGCGCATCGTGTGAACGGCGCATTCCCCGTTTGGAACGGGTAGGTTTGTTTTTTGGTACAGCCATAGATTACTCTCCTTAATTTAAAGGTCTGCATCAATAACTTTATAAATAAAGTCATATTATAGCGGTATGTTACGTTAGGAGTTATTTTTGCTTATTGCAAATAACCACTGAGGGTCAAGGTAATTTGCCCTTCTAGGGCTCAAAATAATAATATATAATATATCTTTCTTATATAATATATCTTTCTAAGGTGTAATAGAAGATAGTTAAATTAGTACTACTATTAAAATTAGGACCAATATTACTTGACGTAACCAGCAGCTGTTAATAAACAGAACCTTTCTCATTCTTACTTATTCTACATGCCCTGCTATTAGCTTTTGACAAGCAGCGGCGCAGAGTTAAGAAAGAATATGGCAATTGTAAAATTGCTAATAACTGATTATCGGCTCCTATCATCAGAACTTTGTAGTCCTAACAAATTAAGAAACGGTTAAATTACTCATGCAAACGCAATAGCTAGGCGGCTTAAGGATAGAACTTAATATAAAACTTATTTATGATATTCACGTAAGTAATTGAGAAAAAGAAGCAGCGCCGCATCCAACGGCGCTTCTATATGTAACGTTTCACCACTAGCTGGATGTTTAAAAGTTAGAGCTGCGGCATGTAAAAATAAACGATGCAGGCCACAAGTTTTTAACTGCTGATTGAAAGCGCTATCGCCGTAGCGGTTATCAAAAGCAATTGGGTGGCCAGCATATTGCGTGTGTACCCGAATCTGATGAGTACGCCCGGTTACAGGACTAGCCCTGACTAGGGTAGCAAGCTTAGTAAAGCGCTCCTCTACTTTAAAATGGGTCTCCGACGGTTTACCTCTGGATCCTGTCCGTACGATACGCTCGCTACTTGAAAAAATATTTTTAATAAGCGGTACAGAAACTACTTTAATAGAGGATTTCCACCGGCCATGTACTAGTGCAAGATAATTTTTTTGCACTTTTTTTTCGCGTAATTGCTCGTGTAGCGCACATAGCACTGAACGCTTTTTAGCAACTAAAAGCGCGCCTGAGGTGTCTTTATCAAGACGATGAACCAGCTCTAAAAAGCTGGCATCTGGACGTAGCGCTCGTAGCCCCTCTATAACACCAAAACTTAGCCCACTTCCCCCATGTACTGCCATCTCGGCGGGCTTATTTAGGACGAGTAAATGATCGTCCTCATAGAGGACCGCGTCGCTGAGCGCCGCAACTTGTTTATTAAAACCAGTGTAGAAAGAAGCCGACGTCGTATCACCTTGGCGCAGCGGTGGAATACGCACTGCATCTTTATTTTGCAGTTTATATTTTGGTTTGATCCTCTTCTTATTTACGCGCACTTCGCCTTTACGTATCATACGATAAATCATACTTTTAGGCACTCCTTTCAACTGAGTGCGTAAAAAATTATCGATCCGTTGACCTGTTTCATCCTCAGAGATAATTATAACTTGTAAGTTAATATTATTGTCTTTCATATAACCATTCTGAATGTTACCTATCCCGCTATTATAGCGGCACTTAATTTTGTCTGTTTAACTGTGATTACTTCAAAAGAATATTTTTTATGTTATAGCGAACTTATTCGCATGCTCTTCTATAAAAAAATATCAGTTTTATTATGAAACTTATTATCAGTAGTAAGCAGTAAAGTCATCTTGCTATATGCATGTCAATAGTGGAATAATACATTTACTGCTTTCTACTTTTTTTGATGATAAGTCGATTGATTTTAACTTAATCTAAGTTAGCCTAAAGGCCGCAATTGCGTAAGAAATGATAGCTAATCAGTTAGTTAGTGGGCTGTTACTTGCCAAGCAACAAGCAACAGTAATTTGTGCTAGTAATCACCATTATACGTTATATTCTCTATTATACTTACTATATGATTAATATAATGTTTTTTATGAGAAAAAAAGCTAATATAATTAAGATATTGACGGCTTTGTGCAACAAAAATTACAAAGCAGTCGGTGATAACTTAATGATCAGGGTTTTTGCCCGCAACGCAACTCTGATGCCAATGCATAAAATCAAGAATTAAAGAATGAGTAAGTTACGATGAAAAGAATGTTAATTAACGCAACTCAACAGGAAGAGTTGCGCGTAGCTCTAGTAGATGGCCAGCGGTTGTATGATCTAGATATTGAAATCCCCGGCCATGAACAGAAAAAAGCAAATATCTACAAAGGTAAAATTACCCGTATAGAACCTAGTTTGGAGGCAGCGTTTGTGGATTATGGCGCAGATCGCCACGCCTTTCTTCCTCTTAAAGAAATTGCTCGCGAATATTTTTCTCCGCAATATGCGGACTATAGTAGACCAAATATAAAAGATGTACTCAGAGAAGGTCAAGAGGTCATCGTCCAGATTGATAAAGAAGAACGGGGTAACAAAGGTGCTGCTCTGACTACTTTTATTAGTCTAGCAGGCAGCTATTTGGTATTAATGCCGAATAACCCGCGTGCAGGTGGTATTTCGCGCCGTATTGAAGGTGACGACCGTACCGAATTGAAAGAAGTGTTATCCTCTCTAGATCTTCCCGACGGGATGGGGATTATTATCCGCACTGCCGGCGTTGGAAAATCGGCTGAGGCGCTGCAGTGGGACCTGTCTTTTCGCTTGCAACACTGGCAGGCTATTAAAAAAGCCGCAGAAGGTCGGCCTGCACCTTTTTTGATCTATCAGGAAAGCAACGTTATCGTACGCGCTTTTCGCGATTATCTGCGGCCTGATATTGGTGAAATACTGATCGATAATCCGAAAGTGCTAGATCTAGCGAAAGAGCATATTTCCTCTCTTGGCCGACCAGATTTCACCAGCAAAATAAAACTTTACAGCGGTGACATTCCACTCTTCAGTCATTACCAGATTGAATCACAAATTGAATCAGCCTTTCAGCGTGAAGTGCGCTTGCCTTCCGGCGGCTCTATCATCATTGATACCACTGAGGCGCTGACAGCCATCGATATCAACTCAGCACGCTCCACCCGCGGCGTCGATATTGAGGAAACTGCCTTCAATACCAATCTAGAGGCTGCGGATGAAATTGCTCGGCAGCTGCGCTTACGTGATCTAGGTGGATTAATAGTTATAGACTTTATTGATATGACGCCGTTACGCCACCAGCGTGAAGTAGAAAATTGCCTACGTGAAGCAGTTCGCCAGGACCGTGCCCGCATTCAAATAGGTCGTATCTCGCGTTTTGGTCTATTGGAACTTTCGCGTCAGCGATTAAGCCCGTCTTTAGGAGAATCTAGCCACCATGTTTGTTCTCGTTGTGGGGGCACCGGCACGATCCGCGATAACGAATCGCTATCGCTCTCCATACTGCGTCTCATTGAAGAAGAAGCGCTGAAAGATAATACACATGAAGTTCACGCTATTGTGCCGGTACCTATTGCCTCTTATCTGCTAAACGAGAAACGTGAAGCAGTTAATGCTATTGAGAAACACCAAGGCGGCGTACGCACGATTATCGTCCCGAACGTTCAAATGCAGACCCCGCATTATGCGGTTTTGCGAGTACGTAAAGGAGACGAATCTCCTACCCTTAGCTACCTGTTACCGCAACTGCACGAAGCAGAAATAACACAACCTTCGGAAGAGCCAAGTGCCGAACGAAAGCGTACCGATCAGCCAGCACTAGCGGCCGGCATCATACCCGAACAACCCATGGTCAGGGACAAGCCTACTGACGTTGAGCGTGCAGTTACGCCGCAGCACAGCATTATTGCAGCAGCTACAGCGAGAGCGCAAGACTCCCACGGTCTTTTTGGCCGCCTGATAGCTGGCTTTAAGTTATTTATGGGCGTACCGCACCAGCAAGATGTCACCTCTTCCAACATCGTAGATAGGAACAATAATAGCCGTCGCGATAGTAACAGCGATACGACCAGAAAACCAGATATATACCAAGAAAGTCGTCAGCAGCTCTTAAACGAGAAAGAAAAAGAGCAAAAGCCGCCGCTCCATGAACTACGTCAAGACCGCCCATGCTGTCATCAAGAGTTGAACACTAACGCCAAGCAAGATAAAGCTCGGCTTGTTACGGAGACCCTTAGTAATGAAGATGAGAAACCGATTCAGGCACAATCTAGCCGTCAGCAGCGCCGCTCGCTAAATCGAAAAATAAACCGAGACAGTGCGGGGGCCCCTGCTACTCCTGATGCTGCAATGAAAAGTACTACCGCCACATGCAATAATACGGACAGCTCTATCGACGAACTGAACGAACCGATAGAAGACAACAGTGCTACCAGCATACCAATCCGGTCACGCCGTTATCCACGGTTGCGAGTTAGCGGACAGCGCCGCCGCCGCTACCGATATGAGCGATATCCACTGCAGGCGCTGGTACCGCTTACCGCCGCGGTGGTATCGCCTGAAATGGCATCAGGTAAAGTTTGGGTAAGCTATCCTGTCTCCCCGGTCCGGCAACAGACCAAGAAAGTCACGACTGAAATCACTGCTATCCCGTTAGGAGAAGCTGCTAGCATGATGAGCGTCAGCGAGGCAATGACCCACAATAAATTGCCTTCGGCGACGCTGAAGTTCAAGAGGTCATTATGCTCGCAGATCGGCAGCAGTTAGATTGGGTGCACGATCATGAAGTAATATTGTTGTTCGCGGGTAATGTAATCTATGCAGACTCAAAATGAGTATAATGCCAGCACCACTGGCTCGTATTCCGGCTTTTGCTGCTTTGCAAAAAGGACCCCTTTTCTGTTTTTTAAGCTGTAGAAACTACCCATGACTGCACAGCCAGCAGTACTGAAAATTCGCAGACCAGATGACTGGCATGTTCATTTACGAGATGATAAAATGCTACGTCTGGTGCTACCTTATACCAGTCGCTATTTTTGCCGGGCGATTATCATGCCTAACCTCACGCCGCCCATCACAACCTTAGTACAGGCCATTTACTACCGTGAGCGTATTTTAGCAGCAGTACCTTCTGGTCATAGTTTTATACCCTTAATGACTTGTTGTTTAACAGATTTTTTAGATAAGCAAACGCTCATTACTGGCCATAAACAGGGTATTTTTACTGCAGCAAAACTCTATTTAGCCAATGCTACAACTAATTCTAGTCACGGTGTAATCAACATTGCCGCTATCTATCCACTGTTTGCCGTGATGCAAGATATTGGTATGCCGCTGTTAATTCATGGCGAAGTAACAGACGCTGATATCGATATATTCGACCGCGAAGCTTGCTTTATTGAACAGGTTATGGAACCAATCCGCCAGCAGTTTCCTGCGTTGAAAATTGTGTTTGAACATATTACTACGAAAGAAGCCACTGATTATGTGCTAGCCGGAGATCGTTATTTAGCTGCTACTATTACCCCACAACATCTGATGTTTAATCGCAACCACATGTTAGTAGGTAACTTACGGCCACATCTGTACTGTCTACCGCTTCTTAAGCGTAACGTGCATCAGCAAGCATTGCGCGCGGCGGTGGCAAGTGGCTGCGATCGGATGTTTCTTGGCACCGATACTGCACCGCACGCTAGACAGCGCAAAGAATCAGCCTGCGGTAGTGCCGGGGTATTTAACGCTCCCGTCGCATTGCCGGCTTATGCTACAGTTTTTGAGGAGATCGGTGCGCTAGCAAATTTTGAAGCTTTTTGTTCATTAAACGGACCTCGTTTCTATGATTTATCCCTTAACGAAGGGTTCATAGAACTACGCCGTGAAGAAAATTTTCCACCAACAACTATGTTGGACGAGTCTGAGGAGGAGGTAGTCCCATTCCTAGCTGGTGCTCCGCTAAAATGGACCGTCGTGGATGACTAAACTGAAAGTTAGTAGGGTAGGTACGTTGACCGGTCAGCTGCTATTACTATTATTTTTTACTGAATTAATTCTTGTTTTACGCTCAGTGCCGCTGGCCTGTTTTTCTGGCATATCATGCTGCAGCAGTTTTGGTATCTCCTGGCGCACTCAGGACACTGAATAAATAGCAAATGGCATCTTTGATTGCGGCAATTAGTGTGGCTATCACAAGAAACGCCACATTGATGGCAATGTGCGATCACATCAGGCGTAATGCGCTCCACTAAACGTTCATCGAAGACGAAGTTTTTACCGATAAATTTCAGTGGCAGCCCATGCTTACGTCCGCGGCGGACGTATTCTATTATACCACCCTCAACTTGATAAACATGATTAAATCCTTTATGAAGCAACCAGGCGCTGGCTTTCTCACAGCGTATGCCGCCTGTACAGTACAGAATAATTTTCTTGTCTTTGTAATGCTGTAACAGCTCTACCGCCATTGGTAACTGCTCGCGGAATGTATCAGAGGGGATCTCTATAGCTTTATCGAAATGCCCGACTTCGTACTCATAATGATTACGCATATCTACAAACAGTGCGTTCTGATCGTCTACCAGGATGTTAACTTCCTCCGCCTTCAAATAAGGCCCAATGTTGGCCATATTTAATGTGGGATCATCAATACCATCGGCAACAATACGCGGGCGCACCTTTATGCGCAGAACCCAGAAAGATTTGCCATCATCGTCGAGCGCGACATTTAATCTCACCTTGTCTAATTGGGGATGAGTATAAAGTGTCGCGCGCAGAGCATCAAAGTGCTTTTGCGGTACGCTGATTTGCGCATTGATGCCTTCTGTAGCAATATAGATACGACCGAAAACATGCAGCGTGGTGAGTTCCTGGTAAAGCAGGTCACGAAAACCCTGCGGGTCACTTAGCAAAAAATAACGATAAAACGATACGGTTGTACGCTGTTCGCTTTCAGCTAACATGCGTGCACGTAATTCCTGATTAGATATCCGATTATATAACACTGGCTGTTTATATAACACTGGCTGTACGTTCCTGTAGATGGTGATAGCAGATAAAAACGTCCCTCATAATTTGCTTATGATTTTTGTCACGATAGTCAACTACTGCGCGGTGCTTATAGGATGATAAGTTATACCTTCACCGCTAGCCATTTGAAGGGTATCTCTTCTAGTATATGTCATCACAACTGTTGTTCTAAACAGACATAAACTTGGCTCCTCTGACTGGACTCGAACCAGTGACATACGGATTAACAGTCCGCCGTTCTACCAACTGAACTACAGAGGAATTATAAAATCAGTCGGAATGATAGCAGATAATTCAATGGTTGTCAAAGATAAAAACGATAAATAACCCTACCTGGGTTAGCAACTAACTAACATCGGACACCTAATATTCTTTTAGGTTTTATAATTTTCAGTTCAGTATGTTAATTATATAAATAACAATTAAGTATCTATTAACTATCTGTAATCTTCATCACCTAGATCGATTATCTATCTCGCCTAATCTAGGATGCAATCGTACCGATTTTAATCTTTCCCGTACTGCGAAGATTTTTCAGTAGTGCCTCAAAGGTTAGGCTAATCATGCCTTGATTCAATTGTTCCACAAACAGCTTGTGCTGTTGATCGTTTAACTGTCTAGGCTTCACGCTATCAAGCGCTATAAGCACTAAATTTCCCTGTTTATCGTTGGCTAGACCATAACTGCTTTGACCCTGTACCGGTTTCGGTAGCATAAATACGGCTTGCGCCAGCGAACTTTCTTGATCGAAGGAATCGAAATGCTGCGGTAAACTGAAGCTCATACCGGCTTCTCTCACGTTAAGAGCAGCTGCATCAACTTTTCCCTTATTAAGCGCGACCAACATTTTACTAGCATCTACCTGGGCTTGCTCAAAGGCTTTCTGTCGCTTCAATTCTTGCTCCAACTGCGCGCGTACCGCGTCTAGTGGCTGAAAGCTTTCTTGTTTATGCTCGGCGATGCAGATAATAAAAGCACGATTGCCTTCGACGGTTATAATGGTAGAATTGCTACCTATCCAGTTTTTTTTCCACAGAGAGCCATCGAAGAGCACCTTTTTTACTGTATCGTAGTTCAACTCAACTGGCACGTTGTCACGACTGAACCACCCAGTTTGATTGAGCTTAATACCACCAGCAGCAGCGATTTTCTCTGACGCTAGCATCTTTTTGCTGACAGTATTGATATCGCTCAACTTATCCTTCGCATCCATAAGTATATAGCTTACCCTGAAAACTTCAGGAGACAGGTACTGATTTTTATGCAGATTATAGCTAGTCTGAATTTCAGCTTGGCTTGTACTTTGCTTTGCCGCGAGCAACGCAATATTAAACGTAGCGAGCCGCACATCGCGGGTCTGCACGACGATCGCTAGTAGGCGGTTTATTTCGTCTGGTAGTAGAAAACCGGTCCTACCGATGCCTTGTATCAATTGCTGAGTAAGTAATTGCTTACCTATTAAGGTGGCATATTGAGCTGGGGTTAACCCCAGCTTATTAAGCTGGGCCTGAAATTTCTTGTTGTCAAATTTATTATTAGTTATAAAAGCAGGAAGAGCGAATATTGCCTGTTTAATTTGCTCATCGCTGATAGTTAGCCCAAGTTTCTCCGCGTATTGATCCAGTAGTGTTTCATTAATCAAATTTGATAGCACCTGTTGACGCATTTGGTGCATATAGCCTTCAGCAGCTAGTTTAACTTGCTCACCCATAGAATTCTGCTGAAGGTTAAGTACATTCTGCACCGCCTGGTCAAGCTGTGCGTGGCTTATCTGCTGCCCATTTATCTTAGCGGCATAGTCTTCATTACTGCCAATAAAATAATATCTAGCTTCAGTTAGTACTAATGAAATAGCAATCAGCCCTAAAATAATTTTTATCACGACGTGATTAGCGGCCGCACATAAATTGTCCATCATGATATGATCAACACTCCACTGTACTATATTAATAGTAGTATAAATAGTACTATTGTTAATAGTAATAGATAATATAGTGTGTACTAATTAATAGTGCGGCTGAACATAAAAAAAGCTACTCCTCTCATTAAAATGAGAACTATTAGCAAAATAAGCACATTATCCATTCTCTTTCTTCGTCATATAACAACACTAATCGTTATGATTCATTTTTTTTACTAGTGATTAGTGATTTTTATATAAACTGCTTATCTTACTGTTTCTGGAGTAACTGTAATGACGAATGGAGAGTTTTGCAGAGCAAAATTTAGTACCTTGTCGATGCGCTGTACTGGATGAATATTTAAGTCATTTATCACTTTAGCCGGCATATCTTCCAAATCTCTTTTATTTTCATAAGGAATTAGCACAGTTTTGATGCCGCCGCGGTGTGCTGCTAGGAGTTTTTCCTTCAGTCCGCCTATTGGTAGAACCTGCCCGCGCAGGGTTATTTCGCCGGTCATCGCTACATCGGCCTTTACTGGGTTACCGGTAAGGCAGGAAACCAGTGCAGTGCACATAGCAATACCGGCACTTGGTCCATCCTTGGGGGTGGCGCCTTCAGGCACGTGCACATGTATATCCCACTTTTCGTAAAAATCTGGATTGATGCTAAGCTTAGCTGCACGTGCCCGAACTACTGTTAGAGCAGCCTGGATTGATTCCTGCATAACTTCCCCCAGCGAGCCAGTATAAGTTAGTTTGCCTTTGCCTGGTACGCATACAGTTTCAATAGTCAACAGGTCGCCACCTACTTCGGTCCAAGCCAATCCAGTAACCTGCCCAATTCGGTTTTCTAACTCTGCACTTCCGTAATTAAACCGCTGCACACCAAGGAAGTCCTTCAGGTTATTGCAGCTAATCGTGACGTGTTTGGTGTGCTTATCTATCAGTAGAGTCTTTACTGC harbors:
- a CDS encoding SurA N-terminal domain-containing protein, which gives rise to MMDNLCAAANHVVIKIILGLIAISLVLTEARYYFIGSNEDYAAKINGQQISHAQLDQAVQNVLNLQQNSMGEQVKLAAEGYMHQMRQQVLSNLINETLLDQYAEKLGLTISDEQIKQAIFALPAFITNNKFDNKKFQAQLNKLGLTPAQYATLIGKQLLTQQLIQGIGRTGFLLPDEINRLLAIVVQTRDVRLATFNIALLAAKQSTSQAEIQTSYNLHKNQYLSPEVFRVSYILMDAKDKLSDINTVSKKMLASEKIAAAGGIKLNQTGWFSRDNVPVELNYDTVKKVLFDGSLWKKNWIGSNSTIITVEGNRAFIICIAEHKQESFQPLDAVRAQLEQELKRQKAFEQAQVDASKMLVALNKGKVDAAALNVREAGMSFSLPQHFDSFDQESSLAQAVFMLPKPVQGQSSYGLANDKQGNLVLIALDSVKPRQLNDQQHKLFVEQLNQGMISLTFEALLKNLRSTGKIKIGTIAS